The DNA segment CACCTTCGCCCGGGCCTCCAGGAGCCCGGCGACCACCACCACCGCCATCGCCGGGAAGTGCCGCCCGAAGAGGGCGCGGTACGCCCGGCCCACCTCCCGCGTGGAGGCGAGGTACGCCTCCCGGTCGGTCACGTACCAGGTGAGGCGGACCAGGTGCTCCGGGGCCGCTCCCGCTTCGCGCAGCACGGCGGCCACGTTGCGGAGCGCCTGCTCCGCCTGCGCGGCGAAGTCGTCCGAGGCGAACTCGCCCGTGGCCGGGTCCCACCCGATCTGCCCGGCGGTGAGGACGAGCCGGCCGCTCGCCGCCACGCCGTTGGCGTACCCGCGGGGCGGCGCCCACCCGGCCGGCTGGAGAAATTCCATCGTCCTGCTCAGGCGCCCAGCTCACGCAGGCGGAAGCGCTGCAGCTTCCCCGTCTGGGTGCGGGGGAGCGCGTCCACGAACTCCATCTGGCGCGGGTACTTGTACGGCGCGATCTCCCGCTTCACGAAGTCCTGCAGCTCCTTCGCCATCTCCGGCCCGGCGGCGTGCCCCTCG comes from the Longimicrobiaceae bacterium genome and includes:
- a CDS encoding RidA family protein, with amino-acid sequence MEFLQPAGWAPPRGYANGVAASGRLVLTAGQIGWDPATGEFASDDFAAQAEQALRNVAAVLREAGAAPEHLVRLTWYVTDREAYLASTREVGRAYRALFGRHFPAMAVVVVAGLLEARAKVEIEATAVVPG